A window of Strigops habroptila isolate Jane chromosome 5, bStrHab1.2.pri, whole genome shotgun sequence contains these coding sequences:
- the MARCHF5 gene encoding E3 ubiquitin-protein ligase MARCH5, whose protein sequence is MSEQTGLALPQSMDRSCWVCFATDEDDRTAEWVRPCRCRGSTKWVHQTCLQRWVDEKQRGNSTARVACPQCNAEYLIVFPKLGPVVYVLDLADRLISKACPFAAAGIMVGSIYWTAVTYGAVTVMQVVGHKEGLDVMERADPLFLLIGLPTIPVMLILGKMIRWEDYVLRLWRKYSNKLQILNSIFPGIGCPVPRIPAEANPLADHVSATRILCGALVFPTIATIVGKLMFSSVNSNLQRTILGGIAFVAIKGAFKVYFKQQQYLRQAHRKILNYPEQEGA, encoded by the exons ATGTCCGAGCAGACGGGCTTGGCCCTGCCGCAGTCCATGGACAG aagctgctgggtttgttttgctaCTGATGAAGATGATCGGACAGCAGAGTGGGTGAGACCTTGCAGGTGCAGGGGCTCCACAAAATGGGTTCATCAGACTTGCCTGCAGCGCTGGGtggatgaaaagcaaagaggaaacagTACTGCTAGAGTTGCTTGTCCTCAGTGCAATGCAGAATATTTAATAGTATTTCCGAAGCTAG GTCCAGTTGTTTACGTTTTGGATCTTGCAGATCGACTGATCTCAAAGGCATGTCCATTTGCTGCAGCTGGAATAATGGTGGGCTCTATATACTGGACAGCTGTAACATATGGAGCTGTGACAGTGATGCAG GTTGTGGGTCACAAAGAAGGTCTTGATGTCATGGAGAGAGCTgatcctttatttcttttgattgGACTTCCCACTATCCCAGTCATGCTAATACTGGGCAAGATGATTCGTTGGGAGGACTATGTGCTCAGACTGTGGCGCAAATACTCTAATAAGCTACAAATTTTGAACAGCATATTTCCAG GCATTGGATGTCCTGTTCCTCGTATTCCAGCAGAGGCCAACCCTTTGGCAGATCATGTCTCTGCTACACGTATTCTATGTGGAGCTCTAGTTTTCCCTACTATTGCCACAATAGTTGGCAAGCTGATGTTCAGCAGTGTTAACTCCAATTTACAACGGACAATCTTG ggtGGAATTGCTTTTGTTGCTATAAAAGGAGCTTTTAAGGTTTACTTCAAACAGCAGCAATATCTGCGTCAAGCTCACCGCAAAATTTTAAATTACCCTGAGCAAGAAGGAGCGTAA